A single Nostoc sp. PCC 7107 DNA region contains:
- a CDS encoding ABC transporter permease, producing the protein MPPKQNIEQLWIVRCGAAVLLFGQVLLHLFQGKTYYRKILEHMVTAGPGSISPVLLVSGFAGMIFTIQTARELVQFGAVSAVGGAFALAFCRELAPILTASILAGQVGSAFAAELGAMRVTEQIDALYMLRTDPIDYLVLPRVIACCLMMPFMMIFALMIGITGGVFAAWQFYQIVPEIFLESVRTFLEPSDLMIILLKGFIFGTLVAVNGCSWGLTTKGGAKEVGESATTAVVTTWVSIFMMDFVLTVLLSGQPNF; encoded by the coding sequence TTGCCCCCAAAACAAAATATAGAGCAATTGTGGATTGTACGTTGTGGCGCTGCTGTGTTGCTTTTTGGCCAAGTATTACTCCATTTATTCCAAGGAAAAACTTACTATCGCAAAATTCTGGAACACATGGTGACTGCGGGGCCTGGTTCTATTTCTCCAGTTCTGCTTGTGAGTGGTTTTGCTGGCATGATTTTTACTATTCAAACAGCCAGAGAATTAGTCCAGTTTGGTGCTGTTAGCGCTGTGGGTGGAGCTTTTGCCTTAGCTTTTTGCCGAGAATTAGCTCCCATTTTGACAGCTAGTATTCTTGCTGGACAAGTTGGCTCTGCTTTTGCAGCAGAATTAGGTGCAATGCGCGTCACAGAGCAAATTGATGCACTTTATATGCTCAGAACAGATCCTATAGATTATTTAGTACTCCCTAGAGTTATAGCCTGCTGCTTAATGATGCCTTTCATGATGATTTTTGCTTTGATGATAGGTATCACTGGTGGTGTATTTGCTGCATGGCAATTCTACCAGATTGTTCCAGAAATATTTTTAGAATCAGTCAGAACTTTTTTGGAACCCTCGGATTTAATGATTATTTTGTTAAAAGGATTCATTTTTGGGACGCTAGTTGCTGTTAATGGTTGTAGTTGGGGACTAACGACTAAAGGTGGAGCGAAAGAAGTAGGAGAATCAGCCACAACAGCAGTTGTTACGACCTGGGTATCAATTTTTATGATGGATTTTGTGCTGACTGTGCTGCTATCTGGACAGCCGAATTTTTAA